A section of the Pan paniscus chromosome 11, NHGRI_mPanPan1-v2.0_pri, whole genome shotgun sequence genome encodes:
- the LOC100969519 gene encoding olfactory receptor 1Q1 isoform X1, translating to MDNSNWTSVSHFVLLGISTHPEERIPLFLVFSLMYAINISGNLAIITLILSAPRLHIPMYIFLSNLALTDICFTSTTVPKMLQIIFSPTKVISYTGCLAQTYFFICFAVMENFILAVMAYDRYIAICHPFHYTMILTRMLCVKMVVMCHALSHLHAMLHTFLMGQLIFCADNRIPHFFCDLYALMKISCTSTYLNTLMIHTEGAVVISGALAFITASYACIILVVLRIPSAKGRWKTFSTCGSHLTVVAIFYGTLSWVYFRPLSSYSVTKGRIITVVYTVVTPMLNPFIYSLRNGDVKGGFMKWMSRMQTFFFR from the coding sequence ATGGACAATAGCAACTGGACCAGTGTGTCCCATTTTGTTCTCTTGGGCATTTCCACCCACCCAGAAGAGCGAATCCCACTCTTCCTTGTTTTCTCACTCATGTACGCAATCAATATTTCTGGCAACTTGGCCATCATCACACTGATTCTCTCTGCTCCACGCCTCCACATCCCCATGTACATCTTCCTCAGTAACTTGGCCTTGACAGACATCTGCTTCACCTCCACCACGGTCCCCAAGATGCTGCAGATTATTTTCTCCCCTACAAAGGTAATTTCCTACACAGGCTGTTTAGCCCAAActtatttcttcatttgcttCGCCGTCATGGAAAACTTCATCCTGGCTGTGATGGCCTATGACAGGTACATTGCCATCTGCCACCCTTTCCACTACACTATGATCCTGACTAGAATGCTGTGTGTGAAGATGGTGGTCATGTGCCATGCTCTCTCCCACCTTCATGCCATGCTGCATACCTTTCTCATGGGCCAACTAATCTTCTGTGCAGATAACAGAATCCCCCACTTCTTCTGTGACCTCTACGCTCTGATGAAGATCTCCTGCACCAGCACCTACCTCAACACCCTTATGATTCACACAGAAGGTGCTGTTGTAATCAGTGGAGCTCTGGCCTTCATTACTGCCTCCTATGCCTGCATCATCCTGGTGGTCCTCCGGATCCCCTCAGCCAAGGGCAGGTGGAAAACCTTTTCTACCTGCGGctcccacctcactgtggtggcCATATTCTATGGCACCCTCAGTTGGGTCTACTTCCGGCCCCTTTCCAGCTATTCAGTGACCAAGGGTCGCATTATAACAGTCGTGTACACAGTGGTGACTCCCATGCTGAACCCCTTCATCTACAGCCTGAGGAATGGGGATGTCAAGGGAGGCTTCATGAAATGGATGAGCAGAATGCAGACCTTTTTCTTTAGATAA